The following coding sequences lie in one Aspergillus puulaauensis MK2 DNA, chromosome 3, nearly complete sequence genomic window:
- a CDS encoding uncharacterized protein (COG:S;~EggNog:ENOG410PNV9), giving the protein MSTKPTNTPIEGETEVLSHMPTKDSIMVPIPRDTFEKLYLTPKMPIAGRLRQTFGNPTPISLMGFLVSATPNAMLHMGWRGAGGDGGAIL; this is encoded by the coding sequence ATGTCTACAAAGCCCACGAATACGCCAATAGAAGGGGAAACGGAGGTCCTTTCTCACATGCCAACCAAGGATAGCATCATGGTCCCTATTCCCCGGGATACGTTTGAGAAGCTCTACCTGACTCCTAAGATGCCCATTGCAGGAAGGCTGCGGCAGACATTTGGAAACCCAACCCCAATCTCACTAATGGGGTTCTTGGTATCTGCAACGCCTAATGCAATGCTCCACATGGGCTGGAGAggcgctggtggtgatggaggGGCCATCCTGTAA
- a CDS encoding cell wall mannoprotein 1 family protein (COG:S;~EggNog:ENOG410PRQK;~InterPro:IPR021054;~PFAM:PF12296;~SECRETED:SignalP(1-17)), with product MKLTGLLTLTLAFSAFAEPIPKQKRALADYTGVFDKISTQVGAVSDSVASYVGGSTPGTDVQDAANTLVDVINDGATSVSGFDPLSNSDALALVSPIETLTGDVGSLVDAVIDAKPNFDSDELSADVLSSLQAQKTAAEALRDAVTPKVPEALQDIAAELAEGIVTEINRGITAYS from the coding sequence atgaagctcacAGGCCTCCTTACCCTCACTCTCGCCTTCAGCGCCTTCGCTGAGCCCATCCCCAAACAGAAGCGCGCCCTCGCCGACTACACAGGCGTCTTCGACAAGATCAGCACCCAAGTCGGTGCAGTCTCCGACAGCGTCGCCTCCTACGTTGGGGGCTCAACCCCGGGAACCGACGTCCAGGATGCCGCAAACACCCTCGTCGACGTGATCAACGACGGAGCGACCAGCGTCAGCGGCTTCGACCCTCTCAGCAACTCCGACGCCCTCGCGCTCGTTTCGCCCATTGAAACCCTCACCGGTGACGTCGGCAGCCTTGTGGATGCTGTGATTGATGCGAAGCCGAACTTTGATAGCGATGAGCTTTCGGCTGATGTCCTGTCCTCGCTTCAGGCGCAGAAGACCGCTGCTGAGGCGCTCCGTGATGCTGTTACTCCTAAGGTTCCTgaggcgctgcaggatatTGCTGCTGAGTTGGCGGAGGGGATTGTTACCGAGATTAACCGTGGTATTACTGCCTATTCTTGA
- a CDS encoding nitronate monooxygenase (COG:S;~EggNog:ENOG410PMC0;~InterPro:IPR013785,IPR004136;~go_function: GO:0003824 - catalytic activity [Evidence IEA];~go_function: GO:0018580 - nitronate monooxygenase activity [Evidence IEA];~go_process: GO:0055114 - oxidation-reduction process [Evidence IEA]), which produces MSPLDSLPTKIAADYPWVASPLIVSAPMAKVAMPKLAVAVSKAGGLGFIAAGYHSDHLEDLLEEADDLHQDGQADTPAEIEAGVPKFLPVGVGFITWSASLEKALPSFSRYCPAAIWLFAPPNGFQDLIPWTTKIREVTALRTKIWVQVGSVADAVAVVNAIDPDVIVVQGLDAGGHSLARGASIVSLVPEINDKLQQLRPYPQKRAHVMAAGGIADSRGVVAAMALGAEGCVLGTRFLASPESMVAHGYQKAILDASDGGISTVRTTIYDKVRDIHGWPEGYDGRGLINCTYLDDLGGLSEVKNRELYREELNRGYGGYGPKGRLTTYAGTGVGLIREIMPAGDIVKSMREGARKILNWQHKPKL; this is translated from the coding sequence ATGTCCCCTCTCGACAGCCTACCGACCAAAATTGCTGCCGACTACCCTTGGGTAGCGTCTCCACTCATAGTGTCGGCGCCCATGGCCAAAGTCGCCATGCCCAAACTCGCCGTGGCTGTTTCCAAGGCAGGTGGTCTGGGCTTTATTGCCGCAGGGTATCACAGCGACCACCTTGAAGACCTACTAGAAGAAGCCGATGATCTACATCAAGACGGCCAAGCCGACACTCCGGCAGAGATTGAGGCCGGCGTCCCAAAGTTCTTACCTGTCGGCGTGGGGTTTATAACCTGGAGTGCGTCTCTGGAAAAGGCTCTCCCGTCTTTTTCCAGATACTGCCCTGCTGCTATTTGGCTGTTTGCTCCTCCAAACGGCTTTCAGGATCTTATTCCCTGGACAACCAAGATCAGAGAGGTCACCGCATTGCGAACCAAGATCTGGGTTCAAGTCGGCTCTGTGGCCGATGCTGTTGCGGTAGTCAACGCCATCGACCCGGATGTCATTGTCGTCCAGGGCCTGGATGCCGGTGGACATTCACTCGCTCGCGGAGCGAGCATTGTCTCCCTTGTGCCGGAAATCAACGACAAGCTTCAACAACTCCGTCCCTACCCCCAGAAGCGAGCCCATGTCATGGCTGCGGGCGGAATCGCCGACAGTCGCGGCGTCGTCGCAGCTATGGCTCTGGGTGCTGAAGGGTGCGTGCTTGGAACACGGTTTCTCGCTAGTCCTGAATCTATGGTCGCTCATGGCTATCAAAAGGCCATTCTAGATGCCTCGGATGGAGGCATATCCACAGTTCGAACAACGATATACGACAAGGTGCGCGACATTCATGGCTGGCCAGAGGGCTATGATGGCCGTGGTTTGATCAACTGTACCTACCTTGATGACCTGGGCGGCCTTAGTGAGGTCAAAAACCGCGAGCTCTATCGTGAAGAGTTGAATCGGGGATATGGAGGCTACGGTCCTAAGGGGAGACTGACCACATATGCTGGGACCGGGGTTGGACTCATCAGAGAAATAATGCCCGCTGGGGATATTGTGAAGTCCATGCGTGAAGGTGCTCGAAAAATCCTGAATTGGCAACATAAGCCCAAACTTTAG
- a CDS encoding CoA-acylating methylmalonate-semialdehyde dehydrogenase (COG:C;~EggNog:ENOG410PFAG;~InterPro:IPR015590,IPR010061,IPR016160,IPR016161, IPR016162,IPR016163;~PFAM:PF00171;~go_function: GO:0004491 - methylmalonate-semialdehyde dehydrogenase (acylating) activity [Evidence IEA];~go_function: GO:0016491 - oxidoreductase activity [Evidence IEA];~go_function: GO:0016620 - oxidoreductase activity, acting on the aldehyde or oxo group of donors, NAD or NADP as acceptor [Evidence IEA];~go_process: GO:0055114 - oxidation-reduction process [Evidence IEA]): protein MASNAGTASTGPTVQMNHDRIESPADTPNFIDNEFRSSQTTTWIPVHDPATNNLVTRVPQSTPEELAAAVTSAQNAFPAWRTTSIIARQQIMFRFTHLIKENWDRLAASITLEQGKTFKDARGDVLRGLQVAETACGITTQLPGEVLEVARDTETRSYREPLGVVAAICPFNFPAMIPLWCIPIAVVTGNMMVLKPSERDPGAALILAELARAAGFPKGVLNIIHGSVDTVNFILDEPAIRAISFVGSNRAGEYIYSRGSANGKRVQTNLGAKIHAVLLPDADKNAALDAIVGAAFGAAGQRCMALSVLVVVGDDADYIPALIEKARGLVVSAGFEKNVDVGPVISPERKAKIESLIASGGREGATIALDGRGYKSENYPNGNFVAPTILTNVTTNMECYREEIFGPVLVCLSVKTLEEAIQLVNANEYGNGVSVFTKSGVSAACFQKNIEAGQVGINVPIPVPLPMFSFTGNKKSVAGGGANTFYGKPGLAFYTQQKTVTSLWRRENTDTDKQVAMPSHL, encoded by the exons ATGGCGTCCAATGCAGGCACTGCTTCAACAGGCCCAACAGTGCAAATGAACCATGACCGTATCGAGTCTCCTGCCGATACGCCCAACTTCATTGATAACGAGTTCCGGTCCTCCCAGACTACCACGTGGATTCCAGTCCATGATCCGGCAACGAACAATCTCGTCACGCGCGTCCCCCAGTCCACACCAGAGGAACTCGCTGCAGCAGTTACCTCCGCTCAGAATGCATTTCCGGCATGGCGGACAACCAGTATTATTGCCCGACAGCAGATAATGTTTCGCTTTACGCATCTCATCAAAGAAAACTGGGACCGCCTTGCTGCATCGATCACACTGGAGCAAGGCAAAACCTTCAAGGATGCTCGAGGGGACGTCCTCCGTGGACTTCAAGTAGCTGAAACAGCTTGTGGTATTACCACTCAGCTTCCAGGAGAGGTCCTCGAAGTTGCTCGAGATACGGAGACCAGAAGTTACCGAGAACctcttggtgttgttgctgctatTTGTCCATTCAATTTCCCTGCTATGATTCCCCTCTGGTGTATTCCGATTGCTGTTGTGACCGGGAATATGATGGTTTTGAAGCCATCTGAAAGAGATCCCGGTGCTGCTTTGATTCTTGCTGAACTTGCGAGAGCGGCAGGTTTCCCCAAGGGTGTTTTGAATATAATCCATGGGTCTGTGGACACTGTGAACTTCATTCTTGATGAGCCTGCCATTCGCGCAATTAGTTTCGTTGGTAGCAATCGTGCTGGAGAGTATATCTACTCTAGAGGCTCAGCCAATGGAAAGCGGGTGCAAACCAATCTCGGTGCGAAAATCCATGCTGTGCTTCTGCCAGATGCAGACAAGAACGCCGCTCTGGACGCTATCGTCGGTGCTGCATTCGGGGCCGCAGGGCAGCGGTGTATGGCGCTGAGTGTACTTGTTGTAGTCGGCGACGACGCTGATTATATCCCTGCTCTGATTGAAAAGGCACGAGGTCTGGTGGTGTCTGCTGGCTTTGAGAAGAATGTCGACGTCGGTCCGGTGATCAGCCCTGAACGCAAGGCGAAGATTGAATCGCTCATCGCGAGTGGTGGACGTGAGGGTGCCACTATTGCTTTGGACGGCCGAGGGTACAAATCAGAGAACTACCCCAATGGAAACTTC GTGGCACCTACGATTCTAACCAATGTCACAACAAATATGGAATGTTACAGAGAAGAGATATTCGGCCCTGTTCTGGTTTGCCTTTCTGTGAAGACCCTCGAAGAAGCCATCCAGCTTGTCAACGCAAATGAGTATGGCAATGGGGTGAGTGTCTTCACCAAGTCCGGGGTCTCCGCTGCCTGTTTCCAAAAGAATATTGAGGCAGGACAGGTCGGTATCAATGTTCCAATCCCGGTCCCACTTCCTATGTTCTCCTTCACTGGAAATAAGAAGAGCGTCGCGGGTGGGGGAGCAAATACATTCTATGGAAAGCCTGGGCTGGCTTTCTACACCCAGCAGAAAACTGTGACTAGTCTTTGGCGCCGAGAGAACACTGATACTGACAAGCAAGTTGCTATGCCGTCTCATCTATAA